One genomic window of Methanosarcina acetivorans C2A includes the following:
- a CDS encoding DUF7289 family protein → MEEKGITLKFGKDFFSRSESAESTAIAAILLLGILFAVFSMIHLGYVPEWKTDAEYSHVSSVWEDMTELKSKIDRTTIFLMSDPNSSSSSITITMPLHTGSREMPLTDYSKFSGTVSINTDTCKITINPANDSEKVINCGTVAYSSNNNYYVDQTFKYENGALILEQKDQSVMKLYPMMRVSEVSDKNYSFSINAIEIRGLEDTLSSTSDCSIYLRDCSFSSFYDSDDYENMSSFALKINTTHPEAWEAYFNETMIRAGLEKDKDYTLDIVENDYLYFSFPENGSDRSLDRLYIGKTIVNAELINGLI, encoded by the coding sequence ATGGAGGAAAAAGGCATCACATTAAAATTTGGCAAAGATTTTTTTTCCCGATCTGAGTCTGCTGAATCTACAGCTATTGCAGCTATTTTACTTTTAGGGATATTATTTGCAGTTTTTTCCATGATCCATCTTGGATATGTTCCGGAATGGAAAACTGACGCAGAATATTCTCACGTATCCAGTGTATGGGAAGACATGACAGAACTCAAATCAAAAATAGACAGAACTACAATATTCCTGATGTCAGACCCAAATTCCTCTTCCTCAAGCATTACAATAACAATGCCCCTTCATACCGGAAGTAGGGAAATGCCACTCACCGATTATTCAAAGTTCAGCGGGACGGTTTCCATAAATACGGATACATGCAAAATTACAATCAATCCTGCAAACGATAGTGAAAAAGTTATAAACTGTGGCACCGTTGCATATAGTTCTAATAATAATTATTATGTTGACCAGACCTTCAAGTATGAAAATGGGGCTTTGATCCTTGAGCAAAAAGATCAATCGGTAATGAAACTTTATCCAATGATGCGTGTCTCCGAAGTTTCGGATAAAAACTACAGTTTTTCAATCAATGCAATTGAGATCAGGGGATTGGAAGACACACTTTCATCAACTTCGGACTGTTCCATTTACCTTAGAGATTGTTCATTTAGCTCTTTTTACGACAGTGACGACTACGAAAATATGAGTTCTTTTGCTTTAAAAATAAACACTACCCATCCAGAAGCCTGGGAAGCCTATTTTAACGAAACAATGATAAGAGCCGGACTGGAGAAAGATAAAGACTACACCCTTGACATCGTAGAAAATGATTACCTGTACTTTTCATTTCCGGAAAATGGAAGTGACAGAAGCTTGGACAGACTGTACATTGGCAAAACCATAGTTAATGCAGAGCTGATTAATGGTTTGATCTGA
- a CDS encoding formate dehydrogenase accessory sulfurtransferase FdhD produces the protein MPERYTTPYPAKRIHSDGTAEDTEVLLARECPVKLFLDGKAFTTLFASPFELKELAVGHLITEGAVSYGEIAGTEVEGDEVHILTQKKSSPPRNETAPAEIYVETNTVFDPEAIFAGTGHLESETYKLTRGTHLAALIDRKGKLAVQIVDIGRHNAVDKAVGTAFLRGLDLSQHYMLSTGRQPAYMVTKAARAGIPLVATKAMPFDSGVKAAKKANMCLVGQLRPEAMLVFAGEWRIKTTR, from the coding sequence ATGCCTGAGAGATACACCACTCCTTACCCTGCAAAAAGAATCCATTCCGACGGCACGGCAGAAGATACGGAAGTGCTGCTTGCAAGGGAATGCCCTGTCAAACTTTTTCTGGACGGGAAAGCTTTTACAACCCTTTTTGCCTCTCCTTTTGAGCTTAAAGAGCTTGCAGTAGGGCATCTGATCACGGAAGGAGCTGTCAGTTACGGGGAGATTGCAGGGACTGAAGTGGAGGGTGATGAAGTCCATATCCTGACTCAAAAGAAAAGCTCCCCTCCTCGTAATGAGACAGCCCCGGCAGAGATTTACGTAGAGACAAATACTGTTTTTGATCCGGAAGCTATTTTTGCAGGCACAGGACACCTTGAATCCGAGACTTACAAGCTTACCAGAGGCACCCATCTTGCTGCACTTATAGACAGAAAAGGAAAGCTCGCAGTCCAGATTGTTGATATAGGCAGACACAATGCCGTAGACAAAGCAGTGGGGACTGCCTTCCTCCGGGGACTCGACCTCTCACAACACTACATGCTTTCCACAGGCAGGCAACCTGCCTACATGGTCACAAAAGCAGCTAGGGCAGGAATCCCCCTTGTTGCCACCAAAGCCATGCCCTTTGACTCCGGAGTGAAAGCTGCAAAAAAAGCAAACATGTGCCTTGTCGGGCAGCTCAGACCTGAAGCAATGCTGGTTTTTGCAGGGGAGTGGAGGATCAAAACAACAAGATAA
- a CDS encoding type IV pilin N-terminal domain-containing protein: MEGKKNRALEGDCQAVSEVMGQVLMLAVVMLAFSSIAVVIFSDEVNINPPHTPKADLQERIDTGANTVKIFHKGGEAIDLEDAKIVLNINGQQEVFELSSDPSVSYDATNNVLMAGDYIVIDTNLSRGIDLKSTDTIDMYFVDTESDQLIQRVMLQSGSEESESSDDTDDTGRYWITPHPNGTADDTSEGWISTKAVNETGDGIFTTYYAPDKKDGNPNSTAQVFDFDIDADDEGITEPFSNVTLKIVYSVHDKNYEYITLDISVDDSEENPEWVRVEPNMPEYNKNFEPYYIDLTSYVRNIEELEAFKVRIVAVTHADKKADKTAWIDFLGIHVE, translated from the coding sequence GTGGAGGGTAAAAAAAACAGGGCACTCGAGGGGGACTGTCAGGCAGTTTCGGAGGTAATGGGGCAGGTGCTCATGTTAGCTGTAGTTATGTTGGCTTTTTCTTCAATCGCCGTGGTCATATTTTCGGATGAGGTAAATATAAATCCACCTCACACGCCAAAGGCTGACCTGCAGGAAAGAATCGACACGGGTGCGAATACCGTGAAGATCTTCCATAAAGGGGGAGAAGCCATCGATCTGGAAGATGCAAAGATTGTTCTCAATATTAATGGGCAGCAGGAAGTATTTGAGTTGTCTTCCGACCCCAGTGTTAGTTACGACGCCACAAATAATGTCCTTATGGCCGGGGATTACATTGTAATCGATACTAACCTTAGTAGGGGAATCGACCTGAAGAGTACGGATACAATTGATATGTACTTTGTAGACACCGAATCAGATCAGTTAATCCAGAGAGTTATGCTCCAGAGTGGAAGCGAAGAAAGTGAAAGTTCTGATGACACTGATGATACCGGCAGATACTGGATAACTCCCCATCCGAATGGAACAGCAGATGATACTTCCGAAGGGTGGATATCTACAAAAGCGGTTAATGAAACCGGAGATGGGATTTTTACTACTTACTATGCCCCAGATAAAAAAGACGGAAACCCCAATTCCACAGCCCAGGTATTCGATTTCGACATCGACGCAGACGATGAAGGAATTACAGAACCTTTCAGCAACGTAACCTTAAAAATAGTATATAGCGTGCACGATAAAAATTACGAATATATTACACTTGACATCAGTGTTGACGACTCTGAAGAAAACCCCGAATGGGTAAGAGTCGAACCAAATATGCCAGAGTACAATAAAAATTTCGAACCTTATTACATAGATCTTACTTCCTATGTGAGAAATATTGAAGAACTTGAGGCATTCAAGGTAAGGATAGTTGCTGTAACGCACGCAGACAAAAAAGCCGATAAAACCGCATGGATAGACTTCCTGGGAATCCACGTCGAATAA
- a CDS encoding type IV pilin produces MDLKKIFNDNKAVSPVIGVVLMVAITVILAAAIGSSVFGQSPAKSAPQANLDIKAVNTTDPGYIKFEHLGGDPIYFDENSTTKVMAALDGTSVEIDATGLGTLDVGDMVTIGLDKYSDSNTTAFTGLSSGDTVNIKIIDVQTKQLICNKDVRF; encoded by the coding sequence ATGGATCTCAAAAAAATATTTAATGATAATAAGGCAGTGTCCCCGGTCATCGGTGTCGTGCTGATGGTTGCAATTACTGTCATCCTTGCTGCCGCAATCGGTTCATCTGTCTTTGGTCAGAGTCCTGCTAAATCTGCACCGCAAGCTAACCTTGATATTAAAGCAGTTAACACCACAGATCCCGGGTATATAAAGTTTGAACACCTTGGTGGTGATCCTATTTATTTCGATGAAAACTCCACCACGAAGGTTATGGCAGCTCTTGATGGTACATCCGTAGAGATCGATGCTACTGGCCTTGGTACACTGGATGTGGGTGATATGGTCACAATCGGGTTGGATAAATATTCTGATAGTAATACTACTGCATTCACCGGTTTATCTTCTGGTGACACTGTCAATATCAAAATTATAGATGTCCAAACCAAGCAGCTTATCTGTAATAAGGACGTGAGATTCTAA